TGGTTCACAGCCAGGTTCGCCTCCTCCGCGTACGTCGAGCGCCGCGAATCGAGCACCCCGGCCGTATTCTCGCGCACCTTGTCAAACACGATCACGGTGTCGTAGATAGAGAACGTGAGCACGGTCAGCAGACCGATGATCATCGCCGGGGAGATCTCGAGGCCGAACAGCGCGTACGTGCCCATGATGAGCACGCCGTCCACAACCAGCGCGGCCATGGCGGCAACCGCCATTTCTCGCTCGAGTCGAAGCGCGACGTACGCGGCCGCGGCGAGAAGGAACACGCCCATCGCCAGCAGCATGCGCTGGGTAATGGTCGAACCCCACGACTCGGAAACGGTGGAGTCGCCGATGGCGTCGGGGCTGACGTTGCCTTCGGCGTTGCGCGGCTCGTGCTCCTCGAAGATCGCCTGCCGCGCCTCGTCGATTTGCGCCTGCGTGAGGTGCTCCGAGTTGATCTCGAGCGTGCGGGCGTCACCGGCCCCGACGATTTGGGTTAGCTCAGGGGTAACGCCGGTCGCGTCGATGAAGGTGTCTTCGACATCCTCGGCCACGAGGTCGCCGGCCGGCATGGTCATCTTCGTTCCGCCCTCGAAGTCGATGCCGAGGTTGAAACCCCGCAACAACATTGCGAGCAGCGCGATGACGACCAGTGCGAGGGTGATGCCGTACCAGAGCTTGGAACGCCCGATGAAGTCGATCGCACCCTCACCCGTGTAGAGCTTGTCGTAACGGCTCCGTTGCGAAGCGGCCGGCGCCGCTCCGGTGCCGCTTGGGACAGCAGAGGTGTTGTCGCTGGTGAATTTAGTGCTACCCATGTCTTACTTCTCCTCTACTGAAGCGAGGGATGCGGAGCTGGTCTCTTCGGCCGCGGCGGCGCGCTCTCGCTCCACGAGCCGGTAGATCTTTCCCATGCCGTTAACCGAGGGCCGCGACCAGAACCGCGACCTCGACGCCAGGATCATCAGCGGGGCGGTGACCAGGAACGTGACAAGAAGGTCGACCACGGTGGTCAGGCCCATGGTAAACGCGAAACCCTTGACGTCGCCGACGGCGAGGAAGTAGATCACCACTGCGCCGATGAGGGTCACGATGTTGCCCGTGACAATAGTTTCCTTGGCACGGTCCCAACCCTGCGCGGTCGCCGAGCGGA
This window of the Corynebacterium qintianiae genome carries:
- the secF gene encoding protein translocase subunit SecF gives rise to the protein MGSTKFTSDNTSAVPSGTGAAPAASQRSRYDKLYTGEGAIDFIGRSKLWYGITLALVVIALLAMLLRGFNLGIDFEGGTKMTMPAGDLVAEDVEDTFIDATGVTPELTQIVGAGDARTLEINSEHLTQAQIDEARQAIFEEHEPRNAEGNVSPDAIGDSTVSESWGSTITQRMLLAMGVFLLAAAAYVALRLEREMAVAAMAALVVDGVLIMGTYALFGLEISPAMIIGLLTVLTFSIYDTVIVFDKVRENTAGVLDSRRSTYAEEANLAVNQTVMRSISTSVISALPIIALMVVAVWMMGVGTLRDLALIQLIGVIEGIFSSLFLATPILVSLVNRQKKYKQHNREVAAFRTGESTDGNGADASGSGAPKRSVSAPVVDSAAVMTENAVPTTVSWRPNSR